Proteins encoded in a region of the Macrobrachium nipponense isolate FS-2020 chromosome 39, ASM1510439v2, whole genome shotgun sequence genome:
- the LOC135210433 gene encoding protein piccolo-like, translating into MASLSLLAAFPVVREFTSADDGREAAAVLLLAPARGTAPLLDDQGFQKVQKKRKKALNNVIDLPQPLTPPAPTMTTQALPKFKATSQEHQTSYAAVLALEKKYPKAQLQARPNLKRGIHYYPEGPTVGRPPEERSSMPPFGPCCFSRCKVKNRDGTEEETQKVEATFLEAKFQTSSALGSSETTRPKLLSPTSQVFQVPEVWASQEGVHGPSMVCGICSQKHETDVCLNKFKAKGHTVARCPNCHQSHHAGSRGARQTGKSWRMKGISPPPARLEKRQTSPSRRPPFEPRIDPRTNRPPPPQALQPSPAEHPKPRHYIPNPSTFPSLQPPIPKPLPTLPTPKVIPSTLSQSPNPSGYSPAFAPPTTSTPARIEAGTQTENQNNQWKICRSRQLQKLPLCMPKLEHKQRSSQLSKTWKSRPANRNSDQSPLEVNSGS; encoded by the coding sequence ACGATGGCAGAGAAGCGGCCGCCGTCCTCCTCCTGGCTCCAGCAAGGGGAACCGCCCCCCTCCTCGACGATCAGGGCTTCCAGAAAGTCCAGAAGAAACGGAAAAAAGCCCTAAATAATGTCATCGACCTTCCTCAACCTTTGACGCCTCCAGCACCTACCATGACGACTCAGGCACTCCCTAAATTCAAAGCAACTTCCCAAGAACACCAGACATCGTATGCGGCCGTCCTAGCACTTGAGAAAAAATACCCTAAAGCACAACTCCAAGCCCGACCGAATCTGAAAAGGGGAATTCATTATTACCCCGAAGGACCAACAGTCGGCAGACCTCCTGAAGAACGATCCTCTATGCCTCCTTTTGGACCCTGCTGTTTTTCGCGTTGcaaagtgaaaaacagagatgGTACTGAAGAAGAAACTCAAAAAGTCGAAGCTACGTTTTTAGAGGCAAAATTCCAGACTTCATCAGCCTTGGGATCCTCGGAAACTACAAGACCGAAGCTTTTATCCCCGACCTCtcaggtgtttcaagtgccagaggtttgggcatcacaggagGGAGTGCACGGCCCCAGCATGGTCTGCGGAATCTGCAGCCAAAAGCATGAGACCGACGTTTGCCTCAACAAATTCAAAGCAAAAGGCCACACCGTTGCCCGATGCCCAAATTGCCATCAGTCTCATCATGCAGGTTCAAGGGGTGCCCGTCAGACTGGAAAAAGctggaggatgaagggcatttCCCCACCGCCAGCAAGACTCGAGAAACGACAAACCTCGCCCTCAAGACGACCACCATTTGAACCTCGTATTGATCCACGAACTAATCGACCACCTCCACCACAAGCTCTTCAACCTTCCCCTGCAGAACACCCCAAACCTCGTCACTATATCCCAAACCCCTCAACCTTTCCTTCCCTACAACCTCCaattcccaaaccccttccaacccTCCCGACCCCTAAGGTTATTCCCTCAACCCTCAGTcaatcccccaacccctcaggttactcCCCAGCCTTCGCACCACCGACGACGTCGACTCCTGCTCGTAttgaagcaggaactcagacagAAAACCAGAACAACCAGTGGAAGATATGCAGGTCGAGACAATTACAGAAGCTCCCACTTTGTATGCCGAAGctggaacacaaacagaggagttcccAGTTAAGCAAGACATGGAAATCCAGACCTGCAAACCGAAACTCAGATCAgtcgcctctggaagtgaattccgGTTCGTAG